From Stigmatella aurantiaca:
CCCGCGTCGATGACGCTCGTCAGCCCCAGGCGGTTGAGCTCCCGCATGAAGTGCCGGGTCGAGTTGACCTGGTCGTCGGGGGAGAGCTTCGGGCCCTTGGCGAGGGTGGAGTAGAGAATGGCGGCGTTGGGCTTGGCGATGAGCATGCCCGTGGGGTTGCCCTGCCGGTCGCGCTGGATTTCGCCTCCCGGAGGATTGGGCGTGTCGCGCGTGTAGCCCACGGCGCGCAGCGCGGCGCCATTGAGGAACGCCAGGCCATACAGGTACAGGATGAAGACGGGCGTCTCGGGGGCCGCCGCGTTGATCTCCTCCAGGGTGGGCAATCGCCGCTCGGCGAACTGGAACTCGTTCCAGCCGCCGACCACCCGCACCCATTGGGGCGGAGGCGTCCGCTGCGCCTGCGCGCGGAGCTTGCGCAGGGCATCCGCGAGCGAGGGAACCCCATCCCAGCGAAGCTCCAGGTTGAAGTTCAGCCCTCCCCGGATGGTGTGGATGTGGGAGTCGATGAGCCCCGGGATGACGGTGCGGCCCTCCAGGTCGATGACCTGGGTGGCGGCGCCGTGCTGGGCCATGACGTCCGGCTCACTGCCGAGGGAGGAGATGCGGCCGCCGGTGATGGCGACAGCGGACGCACGGGGCTTCCGCGTGTCGCCGGTGAAGATGCGGCCGTTCTTGAGGATGAGGTTCGCGGAGGTCATGGTCTATCGATGAGGATGGGGGTTCAGTGCCTGGATGAGGGCAAGCTACAGAGCGAACGCTGGCTTCGACACCGCAATGTCTTCATGCTTTCCATCGATACCGAAGATGGATGTGAGGGCATTTCCGTCCGCGACGCGGGGAGCCGTCGCCCCTACGCACTCTTGCCAAGGAGAGTGACCGCGGCATCCAGCTCCCGTGGCTCCAGCGCGGCATATCCAGCGCGAAAGCCCTGCCGCGCCAGCCGCTCCGCTCCATGCGCACTGCCGGGCGTAAAGAGGAGTCCCTGCCCGGCAGCGCGGCGGCTCCACGCCTCCACGTCCACCCCTTCCCGGGCCCTCAGCCAGAGGGCCAGTCCTCCCGAGGGCACATCGAACTCAAGCAGCTCCCGCAGGTGCCGGTGGGCCCGCAGGCGTGACACCAGATGATCCCGGCGCCCCTCGTACACCCGGCGTGCCTTGCGCGCGTGCCGTTGAAGCTCGCCGTCCTCGAGAAGCTCCGCGACAGCGCGCTCCAGGGCGGGATCTCCCTGCCGGTCCAACGTCGCCCGTGCCTCCACCGCCTTTTCGAGAATCTGCTCGTTCGCCACGAGGTATCCGACACGGATGCCCGGCGCGAGCAGCTTCGAGAGCGAGCCGATGTACACCACGCGCTGGAGCTCACCGGTGCTCGCCATGGGCAGGAGCGGACGCGACGCGTAGTAGTACTCGTAGTCGTAATCGTCCTCGATGATGGTGAAGCCGTGCTTCGCCGCGAGAGACAGGAGCGCCAAGCGCCGCGCCGCGGAGAGAGAGACGGTCGTGGGGTACTGATGGTGGGGCGTCGTGTAGACCGCACGAACCCGCCCCCGCGCGAGCACCCGCTCCAGGGCGTCGATCCGCAATCCCTCATGATCCACGGGGACAGGGCACAGCTCCGCGCCCACGAACCGGAACGCGTCCCAGGCAGGCGTGTAGCCCGGGGACTCCACGGCAATGGCCTCGCCCGGGCGGACGAGCGCCTTGCCCGCGAGCAGCAGCGCCATCTGGCTGCCTCGGGTGATGACTAACTGCTCCGGCCGGCTGGAGAGCCCGCGAGCCTGGTTCAGGAACGAGGAGAGAACCTCCCGCAGCACCTCGTCACCGCGTGCGTCTCCATACCCGAGGCCCTTGCGTGAGAGTCGAAGCAGGGCCCTGCGATACGCCCGCGCGAGGGCTTCCAGGGGCGCGAGGCGTGCATCCGGGGAACCATCGTTCAGGGTGAGGACAGGAGGCCTTGTCTCTACGGGGCCCTGACGCACGTCCGCCCGCCTGGGCTCGGCGTCAGCGACCGCATGGGCCGGAAGGGCAGGGGAGACGAAGGTTCCGCGCGCGGGCTGCGAGACCAGCCATCCCTGGGAGACGAGCTCATCGAGCGCGGTGACGACCACCTTGCGCGTGATGCCCAGCTTCTCTGCCAGCGTGCGCGTACCGGGCAGGGCATCGCCCGGGCGCAGCCTTCCCCGGCGGATGTCGCGGACAATGGCTTGGACAAGCTGGCGGTAGAGCGGCGTGGCGCTGGCGGGCTCCAGCGGCAGATCCAACCGCCACGGCCTTGCAACTGGACCCCTTGTCATCTGGAAACCGGCTCCTCTCACGGGTCCAGTCTAGCGCTACTCATCTGGGTGTGTCCGGCACATCGCCGGAGAAAGCAGGAGGAGCCCCCATGGCAGACGCAGGAACCGCCAAGTATCA
This genomic window contains:
- a CDS encoding PLP-dependent aminotransferase family protein, which encodes MTRGPVARPWRLDLPLEPASATPLYRQLVQAIVRDIRRGRLRPGDALPGTRTLAEKLGITRKVVVTALDELVSQGWLVSQPARGTFVSPALPAHAVADAEPRRADVRQGPVETRPPVLTLNDGSPDARLAPLEALARAYRRALLRLSRKGLGYGDARGDEVLREVLSSFLNQARGLSSRPEQLVITRGSQMALLLAGKALVRPGEAIAVESPGYTPAWDAFRFVGAELCPVPVDHEGLRIDALERVLARGRVRAVYTTPHHQYPTTVSLSAARRLALLSLAAKHGFTIIEDDYDYEYYYASRPLLPMASTGELQRVVYIGSLSKLLAPGIRVGYLVANEQILEKAVEARATLDRQGDPALERAVAELLEDGELQRHARKARRVYEGRRDHLVSRLRAHRHLRELLEFDVPSGGLALWLRAREGVDVEAWSRRAAGQGLLFTPGSAHGAERLARQGFRAGYAALEPRELDAAVTLLGKSA